The Sebastes fasciatus isolate fSebFas1 chromosome 22, fSebFas1.pri, whole genome shotgun sequence genome includes the window AGGTAGCATTTGTAGCCTTTTTTTTCcagttataaataaataatttgatttCTAACGAGCTGCTTGAATATTTGTCTTGCTTTTAGCTTTTTGCAGTTGCAAGTAGAAGCTTAATAAGTCATTTGGTTGCTTGGTCCAAGTGGTGTATGTTGACATGTTGGCTATTCCACCATGTGTATCTCCTTTCTCTCAGGACTCTAGTCTCCCAGTGGCAGTATTTGTGTGGGAAATCGAGAACCAGAATGACTACGCTCTGGACGTCTCCATCATGTTCACTATGGTCAACGGGTCGGGACACAAGGACGACAAGTGCGGGGGACACTGGAATGAACCATTCCACCTGGAGAAGGAGGGGGAGGCGGTGTCTGGGGTCTTGCTACATCACTGCCCTGCGGTCAACCCTTACACTCTGTGCATCGCAGCCCGAGAACAGGTTTGATTTACAAGCTTGTGATTTTTAGCAGCTCTGAGGTTTTTGTAGTAGGTTGTACTGGAGTTTGCTGCACAAGCAGTTCTCGGGGAATAAACAATAGTCTCTGTTATCTGGAAGTGGATTTATAATAATTAACTGGTTGTGAAATCTGTAGTGTTAGTGAGCATTAGGTTATAGATTtaccaagtgtgtgtgtgtgtgtgtgtgtgtgtgtgtgtgtgtgtgtgtgcacattttaacAGCCTGACAGGGAGGTCAGTCACCAGACAGCGTTCAGCCCAAAGGGAACCTGCAGCGGCCTGTGGAGTGACCTCATCACTGACGGACGGCTGGACTCTCCTACAGGTCAGTGCTTAAAACAGAATGTGGAGGGATGAGGCAGATTCATAACGGAACAGATGTCGAAAGTTGACGTTTCCTCAATATGAAGCAGTAACACGAAAAAGGAGTGGAAAGAAGAAGTAGGATGAAAGAAACTGATGAACAGTAAAACACCCACAATGGCAATACATCACTTGAGCATTAAACATTTTGAGCCGATATAATAAAACGTTCGTTTTACTGCCTAAAACAAGCAATAGCATGATGACctccagtggtgtagtggtgccTGGAGAAGTGGGTATACTCTTAATTATGACCCATAAGTGGCCTATCCAGAAAAGGATAAATGCCCTGTTATGAAAAGGATAGAGTAAGAATGAATTCTATAAATGGGCACCAGGTGTGCGGTGTGATCTATAGTTTTGTGCCATGTATGACCCATGCTAACCTCCATGGTATCCTgccctccctctctgcctctcaccTCTGCAGGATCCAGCCCGCCGACGCCGAAGGGAGAGAAGGTGGCAGCAGCGTTGGCTGTGGGCTGCTCAGTGCCGGCTCAGAGCCATAACAGCCTAGAGTTCTGCCTGTCCTGGGACATGCCCACAATCACCTTCGGCTCTAGGGAGAGGGAACACATCAGGTacatcaaacacacatacagtgtgttGCTTTGCAGAAATGTAAACAAGCTGGAGTTTGTCATTACAGATATGGTTTTCCCTGTTTTCTATTACATTCGTTACTGATAACTCAAAGAAAGGCCACACTAGTGTTAACTTTCTTTGCTGTGGTTGTTTGGTTTGGGTCACTTTTGGTGCCGGGGACACTGTTTGGAGCATAAACAAAGCTAttggctttcttttttttgttttttatccccGTCTCGGATGCATTTTTGCATTCGTCACAAATTGCAGCCCAACTATTTTCTGTGACCAAAGTACAATAGGTGTCCCTAACTGCAAAACAAACTTCAGTGACAACCAAACAAATATAATTTCAATGCCTTGTCCCATTTCAAAGCCTCAGGCCCAACTGAAACTGCCACACCTCTGACCTCATTGTGGAATACTGTGAGGGAATGCAAAAGTCAACAAGgcttttaaaatgtgaataaaaatctGTTTGTTTGCTGCTTATGTATTTGTTGACGAACATGCAGCGCCGCTAACATCTGCTTGTGTCTTTTCCGTTTCCAGGAGATACACTCGTTACTTTGGGACCAAAGGGGACGCGTCCCCCTCGCTCAGTCACTACGCCCTAACACACTACAAACAGTGGGAGAAGAGCATTGAGGAGTGGCAGAGACCCATAGTGCAGGACAGGTAGTTCACTCTGAAAGCTCTGTAGGTTAAATGAGAGATAAACACTAATTTATCGAAAAACAACgatgatttattacctcaatatCAATCAATAGTTTTCCATCTATGAATGCTTATAATTGTTTATCCTGTCACCGTGGTTGTGTTGCAGCTCTCTCCCCTCCTGGTATAAGTCAGCCCTGTTTAACGAGTTGTACTTTGTGGCGGATGGAGGGACGGTGTGGACGGAGCTACCAGAGGACGCTGATGTCAGCGGTGGTGTGCGCAGCGAGGACGGGGGGCTGCCAGCACAGCCCGCTGTCATCAAGGAGTTCGGCCGTTTCGCCTACCTAGAAGGTAAGTGACAAGGAAGGAAACAGGTGTTAGTCTGCGAGGCTAGACACGGACGTTTAGAGCTGAAAttattagtcgattagttgatagacagaaaattaatctgcagctattttgacaatcgattattttcattaaaatgttaaaactttGAACTATTCAGTTGGCAAAAGTGAAAAGAAAGATCTGCCCATATGAAATATGTGACCGACATTACTAAGTTATTGTTGTTTCCCAGGTCAGGAGTACAGAATGTACAACACCTACGACGTGCACTTCTACGCCTCCTTTGCACTTATAATGCTGTGGCCCAAACTTGCCTTGAGTGTGCAATATGATATTGGTGAGTGAAGTGAAGTGTTATCTTAGTGTCTTATCAATTATCTAAGCATGTGTAATAAAGAGCAACAACGGGGCAAGGTTTTACAGCATTAATCTCTTCTCAGCTGGCAGTGTGGTTCAGCAGGACCCAACCGAGAGGCTCCATCTGATGAGTGGGCGGTATTCTCCTGTCAAGGCCAAAAATGTGGTGCCTCACGACATAGGAGACCCAGGTAAGAGAAAGACTCGTTAACTGCATGTCTGAGGGGACTGAATAACTCAATGTTTGAGGAGTTTCTGTGCAGTGCAGACACTTGAAacttgcttaaaaaaaaagaagcatttttcaaatgtttacCATCATAAATTGTCTCTCAGTCTCAGTACAACATGATTCTGTCCCTAGATGATGAGCCATGGCAGAGGGTAAATGCCTACCTCATCCATGACACTGCAGACTGGAAGGACCTGAACCTGAAGTTTGTCCTGCAGGTCTACAGGGACTTTCATCTCACCCAGGACAGTCAGTATCTGCGGGACATGTGGCCAGTCTGCCAGGTACAACTGACCGAGTTGGATCCCATCTGTAGTAGTAATACAAAACATACTGGATTATATGTTGCTTGCTCACCCAGCTGTCTTCTATTGTGGTTGGTCTGCTAGGCGGTGATGGAGTCAGAGATGAAGTTCGACCTGGATGGAGATGGCCTGATAGAGAACTCTGGATATGCTGACCAGACCTACGACGGTTGGACGGTGACTGGACCAAGGTGAGAGGATGATAataccaggcggcaacctccggttctgaagaGTAAAGCTAATGTGGAAGTGCTTTAAACCTGCactctttctaatagccagcagggggcgactcctctggttgcaaaaagaagtctgattgtatagaagtctatgagaaaatgagcctacttctcacttgatttattacctcagtaaacattgtaaacatgagtttatggtctcaatcgctagtttcaagtcttcttcaatacagcatgatgttcatttagtaaattatggtcccatttggagtcaaattgaccataaagcaggggatgctttagggcgtggctaccttgtgattgacaggtcgctaccacggcgttgtccggtctgggagttgtccgtgttttcgtcttagaggtttaaccctttcacagtgtgttttcagttcatgaaagttaattgaaacattttggtcacctaaaaatgtcttattcagcgttcagttgtagctccaccctctgcgTCATTTTTGGTGCCAAAAAtcaaagatggcgacggctaaaatgcagaactcgaAGCTTCAGAACTgttgtccacaaaccaatggatgacgtcgcAGTGACTATGTCCTCTTCTTATACACGGTCTATGGATAAAACATGGTAGCCCTGAAATAAACGCTATCAATAGAGATTAGGTTACAGAAAAGTGCAGATAAGTGTTGAATATCCCTTATTCGATGTACACAGGATTCCCTCCCTTGGGTTGTCTTATACACCAGTCATTTCAGATGTTGTGGTATGATGATAAAGAATAATTTAGTGTGATTAGGTATTTTAACTTAGTGCTCAACGCTACTACACAGTCATTATTTGCACAGTCAAAACCTACAGTACcgttaaaatattaaaattctGTTAACAAATTAGGAACATTGAAGCAATAAATATCTTAGCTGCCAATAAATGTAACCCTCTATTTTGATTTAATCTAATCCTTaacatgtattttaattaattgagcAGTCCTCAAAGAAAAACTACTGTATGATAATTCAAAGAACTGCATTTACAACTTCAAGCCTGAATTGGAAGGCAGGgggaagggagagagggaaggaaatGGCAATGGAAAAAGCATGACTCATGACAAAGTGAAGGAAACATTGAGTTGTGTTTAATAGCTGCAGCTGCAGTGCTTCTCTAACTGTGACCAAGGTTGagttcagaggctgtagcaagGATGAAAGACTTAGGCTTCCAAAACtgacacttcctgtttacaaTTTCATCTTGCAAAACGGTAGACACAGCGGGCTCACAGTACATAAAGTTTCAAAGCTGGGAAATTAACATAGGCCATGCAAAGGGATTCATACACTGACAAGATCATTTGAAGAATAATATTGTTTAATTAGCACATTTAGTGTAATTCAATTATACTTTTAGATTCAAATCAACTAGTGATCATACTATTAAGTTTTTTCCCCAAAGAAATATCTCAACTGAggtttttataaaaacaactggaTTAATGCAGCTAAATATGAGTTCATTTTTACAGATATTGGTACTTAAAGTTTAAGCTTGTAATGTATTTCCCATGAAGTCAAACTCTTAAGTGTTTTACATGATTACAGCAAGGTTACATTTGactcttgtattttgtgttttacagtGCGTACTGTGGTGGGCTGTGGTTGGCATCCCTGTGTGTGATGTGTAAAATGGCCAGACTGGTGGACAACGAGGAGACATACCAACGTTACAGAGACATCTTGGACCGGGGCAGTGCTGCTTTTGACAAACTGCTGTGGAACGGTAagttatatctatctatatgtaatatttatatGGAAAGGGTTCACTCTGTTGCATTTAGTGCAGGTTTAAAAATATCTCTTGAAAAGCTAAATTAATAGTGAGAGGCATGATAAACTCATTTGCTTATTCCTACATCCAGTCACACATCAGTgacttaaaacaaaaagaaaaaatgcagcCGCTGTTTTCCGTTAATCTGTTAAAATTCCATTATTTCTACAGCGAAATGCctttcctttatttctattttccttTTCATGTTTAGGCAAGTACTACAACTATGACAGCAGTGGGAGAGACCTTTCTAATAGTGTCATGGCTGACCAGTGTGCTGGCCACTGGTTCCTGAGAGCGTCTGGGCTGGGAGAGGATGACTACCAGGCAAGTTAAAACACAAGTGCCACCGTTAAACTGTAGGCAAGCTCTTATGTCCAAGTAGGCAATGAGCAGGGTAAGGGGCAGTGCAAAAATAGATGTAATTTGGCTAAGGGTAGAATATGAGGGGTAATGCACATTAACCTCAGGCAGGAGAATGTGAGAAGCCTGGAGAGTTGTAGGGGAGGAGACTTGACTTGTGTAGGCCAAACAAAGAAGAGGAAGTCCACAGTCCCATCCGAGCAGGTCACAGAGATAGTTGAACAAGATCAGCACACTTCCAGCAGCACTTTGTTGCCCAGGGAAGTCCATCCAGTTATTGGAACAACTAACTGCCACTCTTACTtttataaacgtcactgttTGTCCTTTTTTAGCAGAAGCTGGATTAAGCTTTTTTAGTTATCTCCTCCTTTAGCCACTTTCACTTGTGTTTCTGTCCTCCTCCATGCTGTCTGTTAGTTTCCCCCTCCCTAACAGGTGTGTCTCATTTATCTCCTCACCTTCATTTCCTGTCAAGGGCTATTCTCTACTTTTTCTTTCCCCCGTTTCTTCTGTAATACATAGTCGCAAAATAGCTTTTTGAATAGTGCCAAGACTCAGATTAATTTGAATCTTGTAAATATATGTACAATTACGCACAgtacattgttttttgtttaatgtCCATGACCTAATATCCCTTCCTTCTCCTATGCCAAGCTGCAAATTACACAAACATCAATTAAGTAATGTTTTCATGAAAGCTTTGTGGTCTCGGCAtcacttcctctctccctccaggcTTTTCCAAAAGAAAAAATCCAGAGTGCACTAAAATCTGTCTTTGACTTGAATGTGATGAGCTTCGCTGGCGGCCAGATGGGGGCAGTTAACGGCATGCGTCCTGAAGGAGTGCCCGACCGTTCCAGTGTCCAGTCAGATGAGGTTTGGATTGGAGTAGTGTATGGACTGGCAGCCACTATGATCCATGAGGtaagtgtgtttgtattttagtATCTACTTTACATTCAAGGGGTAAAACAATAAGGTATACATTGAAATTTTGTTGTCAGTGCAGCTAACACGCAATTCAGGTATCTCGGGGGTAGATGGACAGGTCAGCAGTTATGCGGGCGTTGTACCGGAGCGTTGTGgggaagagggagctgagccggaaggcaaagctcttgaTTAACCGGTCCATCCATGTTTCGACCCTTACCTAttgtcatgagctttgggtagtgaccaaaAGAATGCCTTAGAGATAgtcatctgatcaggatgcctcttGGACGCCTCTCTTTAGAGGTTTTCCTGGCACATCCAACTGGTAAGGGGCTctggggtagacccagaacatgcTGGAGAGATTATGTATCTCGTCTTGCATAGGAACGCCTCGGGgttccccaggaagagctggaaaatgtTGCTGGGGACAGGGACATCTGCAAtaccctgctaagcctgctgccacCGCAACCCGGCCCCGAATGAGCAGaagttaatggatggatggattgattgaTGTTTGTTTAAGGACACTGCCCTAAAAGTAGCTTGATGATAGCTGATGATGTCTATATGGCTGGTTGTTGACTGTGTGACAAGAAGTGAAATACTGCCTCACGTCTCTGCCgctgtctttttctctcaggGAATGCAGGAGGAGGGTATGCGCACAGCGGAGGGTTGCTACCGAACTGTGTGGGAGAGGCTGGGCATGGCCTTCCAGACTCCCGAAGCCTACTGTGAGAAGGGCATCTACCGCTCTCTGGCATACATGAGGCCTCTGAGTGTATGGGCCATGCAGCTAGCCCTGAACACTTCACAGAAGAATCAGACCACATCAGCTCAAACTGGAGCCACAGATGGGGAGCAGGGACAGGATTTGAGAGAAAATCAGAGCTAGGACCCGAGTCTGGTGATTAGAGAGGTGTCTCTGAAAATGACCTCCAAACTCCTGCAGCCACCACCCTCATCTGCACTCCCACCCTGCAGGGCTTTGTTTGATCGGTTACAGATCTTGAATTTAATTCtctacagtttgttttttgcttCAAATGTTTGAGGCTCAAGGTCAGAACTGGTATTGGTTTATGCTTGACATAGTCAGTAGCTACTGTAGATCATGATATTGTTAGGCGAGGAGTTTAACATTTTTCAAGAGACTGCGAATGGTTcctgatcattttttttaaagtcgtACAGTGTAGGATGGTAGCCAGTGTGTATTGTTAATTAAAAGTTGACCTTGTGTTTCAGCAACATATTGTTTATTTGcacgcatgtacacacacatgcaagcacTACATTTCACAATCAtgtcaataataatgatatctTAATCGGAACAAGTTTATATGCTAAATAGTTGAGTTGTATGATATTATACCAGCCGCATAGTCATTATTGTCTTTAACAGTTGAGTACATCAAAGGGCCTATGAGTGAATCGAGACAGATTTGAAAGATTTCTCGATCAGAAATATAGACGCTTGAAAAGTCAATCTGAAGATTTCCTCCACTTAAATTTGAATGCTGTACTAAATGATGAGTAATGTTGGAAAttaagtatgacttttttttatagagCATTTGGTGCCTTGTTGCATGTTGgccatatctacagtatattaatGTAGTGGCAACATTTACCATGTTTTATAAAATCCAATACCCATGACAATCATGCTGAATAAATGACTGAATAATATACAACAGCAggtgtgttgttaattaaatgtactgtatatgaaaaaatgtaaaaacaggaaatacaaataaTTAGCTGCATGAGGGGATGAATGTCAAACCTACTCAAAGACATTAtgcaatgaaattaaatgaatactAATACTAATCTACAGGGACATTAGAGGTTATTGAGGTTAAAGTTACTCAATTAGATACAGACAGGTgaaaattaaagggaaaaactgaataaatgaatggaaaaatgtaacaaataagaaGACAACAGATCACTGAAGACCTCCTGCTCATCTGTTCTCACTTCCCCAATCAGTCATTCACTACACATACCAGACCAGCTTTGTCAGTTTGTCTTCATTGTTTCGTTGCTGTATGGAGTTTTGGTTTGCCTGTCATCTGCTAGCTGTACCTGCCTGCCAAAGAAGGGATggggagaagaaaagagagaaaatgagaaacaaaacacaattctGCAGCACCTATTTCACTCCTCTGGCATTTTATTGTCTATATATCGTAGTATTTTtcttacagaaaaaataaatactttttgtGCATTTCTGGAGAAGGAAGACACGTCCACAAGAGCGCCGGATCGAATCCCGACCCCGGCAGGTTTGAGGTTTATAACATGCAGAATAAAAGTGTTTATGTTGCGTGTGTAAACTTGAATTTATTCAAGACTTGAATGCAATGCAATTAACTGTTAATGCATTAGTATAAATAAAACTTCCCAGGTCTAGATTATATAGTTAGACTATCCTTAAGTACATTCTTTATATCTTCCAAGTTCATTGATTCAAAATAACATTATCATCATCcttttgtaataataatgataaaaaaaggataatgttattttttatacatcCTCTACATGACTGATTACTGGACTGTATATAAGGAAACTGGACGCAGCCTCAGACACCAAGCTGATAAAGGCAAGAAAATGTGTGTTGAATAAAGTAAAATGTAGTGGAAAAGACTTGTGCAATGTGTTTTAATTGGGATGGACTTGCATTGAAGCTCTCATTGGTTTGCACCTTGCTGTGTGTAACTAATTATAAACTAACcataaaaatgaatatgaactGAGACAGTATTGATATGATTGTAATTATATTGTTTTTGGCTCTGGAGCAAGTGAAGACTTGGGGaaattttttcaaacttttctgACAATATTATTTTCTCCACTCTGATTATTGTTGGCAGAAGAGAATAGgagtctctgtggcgcaattggttagcgcgttcggctgttaaccgaaaggttggtggttcaagcccacccagggacgATTTGTTCTTATATGACCATGTGACTTTACATAGTGTGTTCGGCTATTGAATTGGCAAGTGCATTTCGGGAGGGCTGTAGATCGAGGCCACACCCCCCCCAGCAACCTGCCATAGGAGTCTCTGAAGCGCGATTGGTTAGcggctgttaaccgaaaggttggtggttcaagcccacccaaagacgttttgtgcttatatatatatatatacgtaacTTTACGTGAATGAACACGCTATCCATTCACCCCGCATGCGGGCATTTGTCCTACCCAGAGCATTCACTCATCACAGAATGCCCAATAGGGCTCAAGGCTGATGGAGAGGATCTTGAAAATGCGGCGGGCCAAATCTGATGTCCCCTCGGCAGACCGAAAAATAAGTCATCTGAATCCATCCTGGCAGGACCTAGATGTGCTTGAGTCTGTTAACCTGGCATTACACCCTTTGCAAGAATTTACTGATGCACTTTCCGGGGAAAGCTATGTGAGTGTTTCTTCTGTGAAATCAGTCCTTCATCTCTTGAAGACATCAGTTCTTGCAGAAAATGAAGATGACACCGATTTAACCTGGAAAATAAACtgataaacatatacatttccATCCCAACTTCTAGAAGTAAAAAGCAAGTGCAATTGGGTGGGGCTGAAGATGCACGCGACGCCCCCTCAGCGTAAGGCCATAGgagtctctgtggcgcaattggttagcgcgttcggctgttaaccgaaaggttggtggttcaagcccacccagggacgATTTGTGCTTATATAACCATgtaactttatgtaaatgaacACGCTATCCATTCACCCAGCATGCGGGCATTTGTCCTACCCAGAGCATTCACTCATCACAGAATGCCCAACAAGAAGGGGCTCAAGGCAAAAGATGATGGAGAGGATCTTGAAAATGCGGCGGGCCATATCTGATATCCTCTCGGCAGaccgaaaaaaaaatcatctggtTCTATCCTGGCAGGACCTAGATGTATTTTGAGTCTGTAAACCTGGCTTTAAACCCTTTGCAAGAATTTACTGATACGCTTTCCGGGGAAAGCTATGTGAGTGTTTCTTCTGTGAAATCAGTCCTTCATCTCTTGAAGACATCAGTTCTTGCAGAAAAGGAAGATGACACCGATTTAACCTGGAAAATAAACtgataaacatatacatttccAGCCCAACTTTCTAGAAGTAAAAAGCAAGTGCAATTGGGTGGGGCTGAAAATGCGCGCCACGCCCCCACAGCTTAAGGCCATAGgagtctctgtggcgcaattggttagcgcgttcggctgttaaccgaaaggttggtggttcaagcccacccagggacgttttgtGCTTTCACCCCGCATGCGGGCATTTGTCCTACCCAGAGCATTCACTCATCACAGAATGATGACcttggctgttttcgaaaccgcatactatactagtagtacgtactgatttggccaaaa containing:
- the gba2 gene encoding non-lysosomal glucosylceramidase isoform X1, producing the protein MTSEWGEQSSADLMSRYVSKEMGYGVPKEGWRICLAHEFKEKRKPFQAKDVSLSNVLEHIGLGIRYLKWWYKKTQVEKKAPFIDMFRAQPLRQIYGAPLGGIGGGTITRGWRGEFCRWQLNPGMYHYKTVTANQFTVCLRRGGQTVYQQVLSVERPPTLQGWNWGYCGEYAFYHALYPRAWTVYHLPGQNVTLTCRQISPVIPHDYQDSSLPVAVFVWEIENQNDYALDVSIMFTMVNGSGHKDDKCGGHWNEPFHLEKEGEAVSGVLLHHCPAVNPYTLCIAAREQPDREVSHQTAFSPKGTCSGLWSDLITDGRLDSPTGSSPPTPKGEKVAAALAVGCSVPAQSHNSLEFCLSWDMPTITFGSREREHIRRYTRYFGTKGDASPSLSHYALTHYKQWEKSIEEWQRPIVQDSSLPSWYKSALFNELYFVADGGTVWTELPEDADVSGGVRSEDGGLPAQPAVIKEFGRFAYLEGQEYRMYNTYDVHFYASFALIMLWPKLALSVQYDIAGSVVQQDPTERLHLMSGRYSPVKAKNVVPHDIGDPDDEPWQRVNAYLIHDTADWKDLNLKFVLQVYRDFHLTQDSQYLRDMWPVCQAVMESEMKFDLDGDGLIENSGYADQTYDGWTVTGPSAYCGGLWLASLCVMCKMARLVDNEETYQRYRDILDRGSAAFDKLLWNGKYYNYDSSGRDLSNSVMADQCAGHWFLRASGLGEDDYQAFPKEKIQSALKSVFDLNVMSFAGGQMGAVNGMRPEGVPDRSSVQSDEVWIGVVYGLAATMIHEGMQEEGMRTAEGCYRTVWERLGMAFQTPEAYCEKGIYRSLAYMRPLSVWAMQLALNTSQKNQTTSAQTGATDGEQGQDLRENQS
- the gba2 gene encoding non-lysosomal glucosylceramidase isoform X2 gives rise to the protein MTSEWGEQSSADLMSRYVSKEMGYGVPKEGWRICLAHEFKEKRKPFQAKDVSLSNVLEHIGLGIRYLKWWYKKTQVEKKAPFIDMFRAQPLRQIYGAPLGGIGGGTITRGWRGEFCRWQLNPGMYHYKTVTANQFTVCLRRGGQTVYQQVLSVERPPTLQGWNWGYCGEYAFYHALYPRAWTVYHLPGQNVTLTCRQISPVIPHDYQDSSLPVAVFVWEIENQNDYALDVSIMFTMVNGSGHKDDKCGGHWNEPFHLEKEGEAVSGVLLHHCPAVNPYTLCIAAREQPDREVSHQTAFSPKGTCSGLWSDLITDGRLDSPTGSSPPTPKGEKVAAALAVGCSVPAQSHNSLEFCLSWDMPTITFGSREREHIRRYTRYFGTKGDASPSLSHYALTHYKQWEKSIEEWQRPIVQDSSLPSWYKSALFNELYFVADGGTVWTELPEDADVSGGVRSEDGGLPAQPAVIKEFGRFAYLEGQEYRMYNTYDVHFYASFALIMLWPKLALSVQYDIAGSVVQQDPTERLHLMSGRYSPVKAKNVVPHDIGDPDDEPWQRVNAYLIHDTADWKDLNLKFVLQVYRDFHLTQDSQYLRDMWPVCQAVMESEMKFDLDGDGLIENSGYADQTYDGWTVTGPSAYCGGLWLASLCVMCKMARLVDNEETYQRYRDILDRGSAAFDKLLWNGKYYNYDSSGRDLSNSVMADQCAGHWFLRASGLGEDDYQAS